The following proteins come from a genomic window of Yinghuangia sp. ASG 101:
- a CDS encoding SMP-30/gluconolactonase/LRE family protein produces the protein MSPTIEENTMPQRDRPEADVTDKAVFRAWTSARRELGEGLRWVGDRLVTVDILAGTLTALDTRTPGDGRELARLDVPLGAVAPVAGRPGTWLAAAGTGVALLGPDGTVAWIDRPEDGNPVAMRVNDGVCDPAGRFWFGTMPYDGTAGAGSLYRVDADGGVTRVLDGLTVPNGPAFTADGTTLYLADSARGLIDRFAVDPTTGTPADRRPFVRLPADAGSPDGMTVDDAGHLWVALWGGAAVHRYTPDGTLDRRLRVPADQPTSPALHDGRLFVATAAHGLDAPRDHDGRVLAAPVGISAPEAVAAIIT, from the coding sequence GTGTCACCGACCATCGAGGAGAACACGATGCCCCAGCGCGACCGCCCGGAGGCCGACGTCACCGACAAGGCCGTTTTCCGGGCGTGGACATCCGCGCGCCGCGAACTCGGCGAAGGGCTGCGCTGGGTCGGCGACCGGCTGGTCACCGTCGACATCCTCGCCGGAACCCTGACCGCACTGGACACCCGCACCCCGGGTGACGGCCGCGAACTCGCCCGCCTCGACGTCCCGTTGGGTGCCGTCGCGCCCGTGGCCGGACGCCCCGGCACCTGGCTCGCCGCCGCCGGCACCGGCGTCGCACTCCTCGGCCCCGACGGCACGGTCGCGTGGATCGACCGGCCCGAGGACGGCAACCCGGTCGCCATGCGCGTCAACGACGGGGTCTGCGATCCCGCCGGACGGTTCTGGTTCGGCACCATGCCCTACGACGGCACGGCCGGGGCGGGGTCCCTCTACCGCGTCGACGCCGACGGCGGCGTGACCCGCGTCCTCGACGGCCTCACGGTGCCCAACGGCCCCGCGTTCACCGCCGACGGCACGACCCTGTACCTCGCCGACTCCGCACGGGGCCTGATCGACCGCTTCGCCGTCGACCCGACCACCGGCACCCCGGCCGACCGCCGACCGTTCGTCCGTCTCCCCGCCGACGCGGGCAGCCCCGACGGCATGACCGTCGACGACGCCGGCCACCTGTGGGTCGCCCTGTGGGGAGGAGCCGCCGTCCACCGCTACACACCTGACGGAACGCTCGACCGGCGGCTGCGCGTCCCCGCCGACCAACCGACCAGCCCGGCCCTGCACGACGGCCGGCTGTTCGTCGCCACCGCGGCCCACGGCCTCGACGCCCCACGCGACCACGACGGCCGTGTGCTGGCCGCCCCCGTGGGAATCAGCGCTCCCGAGGCGGTCGCGGCGATCATCACCTGA
- a CDS encoding SDR family NAD(P)-dependent oxidoreductase, whose product MGDQHTRPPNHRTAIVTGAAQGIGAATARALLHAGAYVGLLDRDPDALDRRVRALRDLLPDHAERLLPQVTDVTDEEAVRTAVSAVADRFGGLDILVNNAGVNAYYDPAAMTEAEWDKVFAVDLKAAWLCAKHAIPLLRRGTDPAIVNVASLHARLTARGYFPYAAAKSGLIGLTRSLALELAPDGIRVNAVSPGWTRTQLVADYFAAQPDPRAAEAAVLAQHPLGRMCDPADVANVVAFLTGPGARGMTGAEVPVDAGLGIRFAG is encoded by the coding sequence ATGGGCGACCAGCACACCCGCCCCCCGAACCACCGCACCGCCATCGTCACCGGCGCCGCGCAGGGCATCGGCGCCGCCACCGCGCGGGCCCTGCTGCACGCGGGCGCGTACGTCGGGCTGCTCGACCGCGACCCCGACGCGCTCGACCGCCGGGTCCGCGCGCTCCGCGACCTGCTCCCCGACCACGCCGAGCGCCTGCTGCCCCAGGTCACCGACGTCACCGACGAAGAGGCGGTCCGTACCGCCGTCTCCGCCGTCGCCGACCGCTTCGGCGGGCTCGACATCCTCGTCAACAACGCGGGCGTGAACGCCTATTACGACCCGGCCGCGATGACGGAGGCCGAATGGGACAAAGTCTTCGCCGTCGACCTCAAGGCCGCCTGGCTCTGCGCCAAACACGCCATCCCCCTGCTCCGGCGCGGCACCGACCCCGCGATCGTCAACGTGGCCTCGCTGCACGCCCGGCTCACCGCCCGGGGCTACTTCCCGTACGCCGCCGCCAAATCCGGTCTGATCGGGCTCACCCGCAGCCTGGCCCTCGAACTGGCTCCCGACGGCATCCGCGTCAACGCGGTGAGCCCCGGCTGGACCCGCACCCAACTGGTCGCCGACTACTTCGCCGCCCAACCCGACCCGCGGGCCGCCGAAGCCGCCGTACTCGCGCAGCACCCCCTGGGCCGCATGTGCGACCCCGCCGACGTCGCCAACGTCGTCGCCTTCCTCACCGGCCCCGGCGCCCGGGGCATGACCGGCGCCGAGGTCCCCGTCGACGCGGGCCTCGGCATCCGCTTCGCCGGCTGA
- a CDS encoding ATP-binding protein yields the protein MNNTTPEPMAPARLAWSWRLPADASSVKIARDRVSAHAARCGVDRETVRLVVSELASNAVRHAHGSEDFVVAVRWQPDMFGIALIDSAPHLLPALNIVEIDMEHTAGRGLAIVARLADEIEVTVNELRKAVCVVFRTPRPDSRIMPGTSEPMAPVDAAASEDIASLVRAVVAPTDVTEPVRRSPVAVPLTLNSPSAHGRSPADPPDPTSLFLRGGPFRRPGRR from the coding sequence ATGAACAACACCACACCGGAGCCCATGGCTCCGGCGCGCCTGGCTTGGTCGTGGCGATTGCCGGCTGACGCGTCGTCGGTCAAGATCGCCCGTGACCGGGTGTCCGCTCACGCCGCCCGGTGTGGTGTGGACCGTGAAACCGTCCGACTGGTAGTCAGCGAGTTGGCGTCAAACGCTGTGCGACACGCCCACGGCAGCGAAGACTTCGTGGTCGCCGTGCGATGGCAGCCCGACATGTTCGGCATCGCACTCATCGACAGTGCCCCGCACTTGTTGCCCGCATTGAACATCGTCGAAATCGACATGGAGCATACGGCGGGACGCGGGTTGGCGATCGTCGCGCGGTTGGCCGACGAAATCGAGGTCACCGTGAACGAACTCCGCAAGGCGGTGTGCGTGGTGTTCCGCACCCCGCGGCCGGATTCCCGGATCATGCCGGGAACGTCGGAGCCCATGGCTCCCGTCGATGCCGCAGCGAGCGAGGACATCGCGAGCCTCGTGCGCGCCGTCGTCGCCCCAACCGATGTCACCGAACCGGTCCGGCGATCACCTGTCGCCGTCCCGCTGACGCTCAACTCGCCGTCAGCACACGGTCGATCGCCAGCCGACCCGCCCGACCCCACGTCACTTTTCCTCCGGGGAGGCCCTTTTCGCCGGCCCGGCCGACGGTGA
- a CDS encoding helix-turn-helix domain-containing protein yields MMTPDGIGAMLREIREAAGLTREEQALLLQKARADAWFDPENLKRWETERRLPVPRWHPLLAVVYGRSEEEVTRAVAVSRRWRRQQRASGGEKEDGTVKRRQFLGAAAVAAGVGALPGIAEAHEGINTALSGADSGELTYLEGAFERHRGGYRGRPPAEVLTHMRADLDLLREVLGRPYPARSRAELARTAAGISGLVAIIQHDRGEQRDSHGWFTTAARAARESGDRHMLAWILARHAMVPLNYGAPRAAAELAGQARAEAGQTPTAAAALGAAVAARALAAAGEHEGAFEAVADARAIAEHLDAAQTADTWFGYPQQKHHVHLSQAYTLMGRTREAYTEQESALALTRSPSVMTRALLAMDTAMCLSADGDSTGAVDKAVDVWQQLPEAYRVGLVRSRAYALHETLSGSAYARLGEALAG; encoded by the coding sequence ATGATGACACCAGACGGCATTGGCGCCATGCTCAGGGAAATTCGGGAAGCCGCAGGATTAACCCGTGAGGAACAAGCCCTGCTTTTACAGAAAGCCCGGGCCGACGCGTGGTTCGATCCCGAAAACCTGAAGCGTTGGGAAACCGAGCGCCGATTGCCGGTGCCGCGCTGGCACCCGTTGCTGGCCGTGGTGTACGGGCGATCTGAGGAGGAGGTCACCCGTGCGGTTGCGGTGTCCAGGCGGTGGCGCAGGCAACAGCGTGCGTCCGGTGGCGAAAAGGAGGACGGCACGGTGAAGCGACGGCAGTTTCTCGGTGCGGCGGCGGTAGCGGCGGGAGTTGGCGCTCTGCCCGGGATCGCGGAGGCGCACGAGGGGATCAATACGGCGTTGTCCGGCGCGGACTCGGGCGAACTCACGTATCTGGAAGGCGCGTTCGAACGTCATCGCGGTGGCTACCGGGGTAGGCCGCCTGCCGAGGTACTTACGCATATGCGCGCGGATCTTGACCTTCTTCGGGAGGTTTTGGGCCGCCCGTACCCGGCGCGTTCGCGTGCGGAATTGGCGCGTACCGCCGCAGGGATCAGCGGATTGGTGGCGATCATCCAGCATGATCGTGGGGAACAGCGGGACTCCCACGGCTGGTTCACCACCGCCGCGCGGGCGGCGCGTGAGTCCGGGGACCGTCACATGCTCGCCTGGATTTTGGCGCGTCACGCCATGGTGCCGCTCAATTACGGTGCTCCCCGCGCCGCTGCCGAACTCGCGGGACAGGCCCGGGCCGAGGCCGGTCAAACGCCAACGGCGGCTGCGGCGCTCGGGGCGGCGGTTGCCGCTCGTGCACTTGCCGCCGCAGGTGAGCATGAAGGTGCCTTCGAAGCGGTTGCGGATGCGCGTGCGATCGCCGAACACCTCGACGCCGCGCAGACTGCGGACACGTGGTTCGGCTACCCGCAGCAGAAGCACCACGTTCACCTCTCGCAGGCGTACACGCTGATGGGCAGGACGCGTGAGGCGTACACGGAGCAGGAATCGGCTCTTGCGCTGACGCGCTCGCCATCCGTCATGACGCGTGCTCTGCTGGCAATGGACACCGCGATGTGCCTGAGTGCGGACGGCGATTCGACGGGTGCGGTCGACAAGGCCGTGGACGTTTGGCAACAACTCCCGGAGGCGTACCGGGTCGGCTTGGTGCGTTCGCGTGCGTACGCCCTCCACGAGACGTTGTCCGGGAGCGCGTACGCCCGGCTCGGCGAGGCGCTGGCCGGATAG
- a CDS encoding sugar kinase: protein MSTAPVDVVTLGETMAALRGEGPLRLGGRMNLSVAGAESNVAIGLARLGHRARWIGRVGADEPGALVLRTLRAEGVDLAGAAEDDAAPTGLILFEPRIADIVRVQYYRAGSAGSRLRPSDIRPELLDGARVLHITGVTCALGPGPAGAVGEAVALARSAGVAVCLDVNFRARLWDAETAARVLRPLAALADIVVASDDEIPLVAAPDAHGTAEQARSLLSSGATTDVVVKRGGDGAELHTASGRHRVPARQVPVRDTVGAGDAFCAGYLSAWLDGANPADRLERGNTLGAFAVAAPGDWEGLPTRAELGLLDRAPGATER, encoded by the coding sequence GTGAGCACCGCCCCGGTCGACGTCGTCACGCTCGGCGAAACGATGGCCGCGCTGCGCGGGGAGGGACCGCTGCGTCTCGGCGGCCGGATGAACCTGTCCGTCGCCGGGGCGGAGTCCAACGTCGCCATCGGCCTGGCCCGGCTCGGACACCGCGCGCGGTGGATCGGCCGGGTCGGCGCCGACGAGCCGGGCGCCCTGGTGCTGCGTACGCTGCGGGCGGAAGGCGTCGACCTCGCGGGAGCCGCCGAGGACGACGCCGCGCCGACCGGGCTCATCCTGTTCGAGCCCCGGATCGCCGACATCGTCCGGGTGCAGTACTACCGCGCGGGGTCGGCCGGGTCGCGGCTTCGGCCGTCCGACATCAGGCCGGAACTGCTGGACGGGGCACGGGTGTTGCACATCACCGGAGTCACGTGCGCGCTCGGTCCGGGGCCCGCGGGCGCCGTCGGGGAGGCGGTGGCCCTCGCCCGGTCGGCGGGCGTCGCGGTCTGTCTCGACGTCAACTTCCGCGCGCGCCTGTGGGATGCCGAAACCGCCGCCCGCGTGCTGCGCCCGCTCGCCGCGCTCGCCGACATCGTCGTCGCGTCCGACGACGAAATCCCCCTGGTCGCCGCCCCCGACGCCCACGGAACCGCCGAGCAGGCCCGGTCCCTGCTGTCCTCCGGCGCCACCACCGACGTCGTGGTCAAGCGCGGCGGCGACGGCGCCGAACTGCACACCGCGTCCGGGCGCCACCGGGTTCCGGCCCGGCAGGTGCCGGTACGCGACACCGTCGGGGCCGGCGACGCCTTCTGCGCGGGATACCTCTCCGCATGGCTCGACGGCGCGAACCCGGCGGACCGCCTCGAACGCGGCAACACCCTCGGCGCGTTCGCCGTCGCCGCGCCGGGCGACTGGGAAGGGCTGCCCACCCGCGCCGAACTCGGCCTGCTGGACCGCGCACCGGGCGCGACCGAGCGCTAA